The following DNA comes from Miscanthus floridulus cultivar M001 chromosome 5, ASM1932011v1, whole genome shotgun sequence.
cctgacggccctctcgctctaggcggaggctaaggggctctttccgcagcatcgtcgaggccctgcgatccgaactcgcacccacgggcccggcaaacacaatgaaaacccctcactcgaaagagaaaaaaagcccctgaagaagtgaaatcactcctccagggcctcgggggctacacccggcgggtgcgctcgcgcgcacccaccgaaacctcaagtacaaaacaccatcccaacaggaactatcaagagccaattctcgtcagaaccttcagggggagtgcctccactccccccaaggctcgggggctactgtcggatacagtgagaaggggtaccctaagcaagaaccaaaaaacgactgcttagacttcgtaaaagtcgaaaccagctaaacaccgctggcctcggccgattctccgactcgcccgaggccccctcaccgctgacctcgggcgatcccccaccaatggcctcggccgaccccctctcgtcgcaggcctcggccgggccgccgaccctccgtctcgcgcgaggcgggctcggcagcactccgctgcctcttccttcacccgtccctctgacaaaacgtcatgtcgcattaactcagccaactgctgcccctgacatcggccgcatgctcggcacagtatagcggaatggccgacgggacaggaggcaggactgggcaggggttacccgccactgtgctaaccactatgcacatggttgacgcccatgcctcactgtgctgccaactcctgctccgagaacaacacagcgtggggagccacgtctgggatactgtggcctcggaatcagtacccaggatcaataattccctccaaggcctcggcagtttgcttcaggggctcggcagcctgaggatccatgtccgccgagccccccgcgatggctcagcctcggcatctgcagagccacagctccctacgacgtcatcgcacgatgaccagcacgtcgcccggactgggcaggggttacccgccactgtgctaaccactatgcacatggttgacgcccatgcctcactgtgctgccaactcctgctctgaGAACAactgcagcgtggggagccacgtctgggatactgtggcctcggaatcagtacccaggaccaataattccctccaaggcctcggcagtttgcttcaggggctcggcagcctgaggatccatgtccgccgagccccccgcgatggctcggcctcggcatctatagagccacagctccctatgactgtcatcgcacgatgaccagcacgtcgcccgccatgtcctgcatcaagcctgtactggagccccacgacgcacaagatcaagtatgaccggcgcgtcacttctgcacgacaaggacggggccactccatcgaccataccacaacagtggccggctacagggctcggacacgccacccccatttatagagcgctatgtatggacgtccctggttctcccttagagtataaaagggagggaccggggccatttctagggagaggagagaaaagacgaacacaccgatagaactacacacttctacgctgcttgagaacaactgcctcaagcagcccgcaccaccctcgccgagacctggggctagctcccctctctcacctagtttgtaaccccctactacgagcactccggtgcaaggaaccgaagatcgatctctcagactggacgtagggcctcgattgcctgaaccagtataaaccttgtgtctctttgcatcaccatccgggattaggggcacgcagcacaaattcactcgttggttgagggacccccggttccaaaacaccgacaggtagagtcttaccgcctgtgaccggaaggtcctgggtttgagtcgtggtctcctcgcattgcacaggcgagggtaaggcttgccactaacacccctCTCCAgatcccgcacagagcgggagctctctgcactgggtacgtcctttttATTCTAAGTTTCTAACTATGTATGGATTGGTCTTGGATTTTGACATATGCGCCCGTGAGACATAGCACATCCTTGAATTTAGTAATTAGCTCCTATGACTTACTCGGATTTCAAATATAAGTCCATTAGGAGTTAGGACAGCGAGTCTCAATATTGCACTTGGACTAGCAATATTTGTAAGAAAAAGTATTATCTTAAATAGAAATTGATacaggttatggagcggtttagagaacAGAAGAATGACCTCCacttggtttttattgacttggagaaggcttatgacaagataccaagaaatattatgtggtggtatttggacaaacataaagtcccatcaaagtacgtgaccctcatcacggacatatacaacaatgttgtgactagtgttcgaacaaacgatggtaacacagattactttccgattaaaattggacttcatcaagggtcagccttaagctcGTATCTCTTTGActtgtaatggatgaggttaccaggaacataaaaggggatatcccttggtgtatattGTTCAccgatgatgtagtgttagtgaacgaaagccaggcgggagtaaatgggaaactagagttatgacggCAGACCTttaagtctaaaggttttagattgagcagaactaaaaccgaatacatgagatgcgactttggtggagttgtacaggaggagggagatgtgagtttggaaggtcaagtagtgtctaagaaagatacctttcggtatctgggattgatgctacagagggatagaGATATtaatgcggacgttagccatagaatcaaagcagggtggatcaagtggcgataagcttctggcattctctgtgacaagagggtaccacaaaagctaaaagacaagttctatagaacgacgattagaccagctatgttgtatggagcagaatgttggcctacaaagattcgacatgttcaacaactgagtgttgcagaaatatgtatgttgcgatggatttgcggtcacacaagaatgggccGAGTTTGGAAgtatgatatacgtgatcgcctagaggtagcaccaattgaagaaaggcttgtccaacatcggttgagatggtttggccatgtccaaagaagacctccagagacaccagtgcattgtggagtcctaagccatgctaataatatgaggagatgtagaggaagaccgaaattgatatGGAGAGGTAATAAAAAAATTTGAAAGCTtgtgatatacctagagatctatgtttgaatatgagtacttggaaagcaactattgaagtgcctgaaccgtgacttgaggcttttggtgggtttcaactatagcctaccccaacttacttGAGACTGAaatgctatgttgttgttgtatgtTATTGTCGTCTTTATGAGGAATCTAGGAGCATTAGACTTCCGTTGTTAATCTATATGAATTTTGGGATATTGATAATAATGAAAGTTAAAAAAAGATTTAGGCAGTGGGGCCCTCTTGCCGGTCCTTTACCTCCTGGAAGCTCGATTTCAGAGAAGCCAGACTCCAAGATAGACTGTGTGCTGCAAAGAAACCCACCCTTTTACTTCTTTTAGATTGTAGACTCTCTTGCCTATCTCCAGTGCCCTCCTCAGGCTAAGCTAGACTTTGCTGTTTTGTTTGTACAGTTTTTAGTCTCTTGTACagctttctttcctttttttttcaatACAAATTTTACAGtgggggcctcccctgctgtTTTCATGGTTTTTAAAAAAAGGACAAACCCAGATGGACTTGTGTTTACGATAGGAGGAAGTATTTTTTTTTCCACGCAAACCTTTGTGTTGTTTCTCAAAGCTTGCCTTTTAGATTTCAACTACTTGATGTGTATTGGTTGAAAGAAAAGTCAAAGAGTACAATTGCCACGAAGTGATGTCTGGTGGCTGTGTGGTTGGATGTTGCTATCCTGAGATAAGCTCATTGTGACCCCCCAACAGCCACCAACAGCATAGATGGATGTAATGCTATGGTTTTGTCCGTATCCACCACCCATTGCACCTCGTACATAAATGGTGGTCTGTTGTGATTTTGCATCATTTGGAACATCAGTAACTCATCTGTATGGAGGTCAAGTTGGATGCATCTAGTGCTACTAGGAAGATAAAGTTTTGCATCCTTAATTTCAGATTCGCTTTCTGTGAGGTACGTTTCACACTCTTAGTTCTTTTATGATATGAATATGAATATGAAATGTTTGAACCGGTCCATTTTGCCAGCTAGAGACTGGAGATGATTGAACTGCGTTGCACCATCCTCTTCTATGATTTGCCCTGAAGGCTTAGGAGGCTCACAAATTTGAAGTTACAGATCCGCATAGACTTAAGGGTGTTTGCTTTGTAGCATTAGTGATTGACATGGAGGAAACTCTGCAAGCACTCGATGATCTGATTTCCCAGTTCCTGAGCTTGGATCGGTCTCTCTGGTCCAGTTCTGATGATGCTGACGCCTTTTTAGAAGCTGTGGATGAACTAACTTCCACCATCCATGGCCTTGAGAACACCTCAGCGGAtcatgtgctccttgagagcTTTGATCTCCTTCTAGAGCGATGTTCCACGAGGCTTAAGGATGAGTTCCAGCAGCTGGTGGGTACATCTGGCTGCAGTGATGACCATGGTGACCACAGTTTCAAGAGAAGCCAAAATGAAGATGACAACCACACCTTTGTAGCCCAACCAGTTAGAAACTTTGACATCATTGTTGATGCCTTACCAGAGGGTGTAGTCACTGAGGCAAATCGAATCGCAAGAAGGATGATCGCTGCTGGTTTTGGTGATACATGCGCGGAGACCTATGCTTCTGCACGCCGCGACTTCATTGATGAGAGTATTGCTCGACTTGGGGTCAATGCTCATTTGGAAGAATTGTCCAAGTCAACATCATGGGAGGAGCTTGAGACTCAGATCATGCGCTGGATACCTGCAATACGTGTTGTGTTCCACATCTTAATCCCAAGTGAGCGTCACCTATGCAATTGCATCTTTGAAGAATTTACATCTTACActaaccttgcctttgccaccGCATGCAAACCATTTCTTCAACTCCTGTCCTTTGCCAAAGTTATTGCTGCTGCTGGACATAACCCAGAGAGTCTCTTCCGCATAGTTGACATGTATGATGCTTTAACTGATATTCTTCCTGTACTTGATGAAGCCTTTGATCATGAGGTAGCTGCTCTTCGTGAATGCCTTGGATTGTCAATTAAGGGCATATTTGTGGCTCTAGAAAAACTGATACGCTGTGATCCATGCGAGTCTTCACCACCAGATGGTGGATTGCATCCGATTACAAGGTATGTGATGAACTATCTTATGGCAGCTTGCGTATCTCGCCATACTCTGGAAGAAGTGATGCTTGTGGAGTTTGGTTGTGTTGAAACATGTCCAATCGACCCTGACCGTCCCACATCATCATTGGCAATCCGCTTTGCTTGGATTGTGGATGTGCTGATAGGGAATCTTGAGTCCAAATCCAGGATTTATGGTCATGCTCCTCTTGGCTGTGTCTTCCTGATCAACAATGGGATCTATATAATCAAGAAAGTCAATGGTTGCGAGCTTAAGATCTTGCTGGGTGAGGATTGGACCAGGGTAATATCTGCAAAGGTTCAGCAATGGGTGTTGGAATACCGCCGGGCTACCTGGGGGAGGGCCATAGCGATACTTGAGACTGACAGTAGTTTGAGTATTATTTTAGAGAAACTGAACCGCTTCCATAACTTTGTGGAAGCTATTTGCCAGGTGCAGTCACGGTGGGTACTGGTGGATAAGCAGCAAGCAGTGAATTTGAGCATTATGGTTGAGGAGCTGGTTATTCCAGTGTACAGGGATACAATTGATATGTTAAAGGCAACAGAGGCTGTAGGGGTTTCATATGTGCGACCTGAGGACGTGAAGTCACGGATTCAGCGGTTGTTCAAAGCAATGGCCAAATCATAGAGTGGCTTTTCTGGCTGCAGCTTTCTGACATTTTTTAATTTCTCAGGTTTGTACTGTAAGTTGTGtttctaagggcctgtttggtctCAGTCATCTCTATTACTTTGACATACGTATGTTACAGTAATTCATGTTTCACTAACTAGGATCACATGAACTGATGAACTCCTGTAGCAACTGGGTCTCCTATGCAAGCATCATAGTATGCTAGCAATTAGTTCCTCCTAGGCTCCTAGGTTGGTCTAATTTTACCATCATTAGTATTATTTACTAGAGTCTAGAAGACTAAAATTGTAAGGAAGTTTAGTTCGCTACTAAACTTGTTCTGTATGTGATCAAACGTCTGTGATGACTAATATGAGCATAATGTAGCCAGTATATTATTCCTCACTACTTGGTTTTCTAACCTTTTCATACTGAACTGGCAGAAGATTCGTTTTGCATTGGAGCTGATGAATGATATCGTAGCGACATAGCCCTGCCTTTCAAGGAACTCGTAGCCGAACCTACAATATTTGTGTTTAACCATTGCAATTCTGTTTTGCTTTAACTTCACTTGTAAAATGCATACCTGACATCCTGGGGGAGACTGAGTTATTTACCTAGTTCTCATAAATCCATTGTTCAGTAATCAATACATCATGCATACGATGATAGGTGACATACGAGAAGCTCTTCTATACTGGACTTAAAAAGTACGAAGGCAAAATAATTAGTTGTGTGCATTAATACAAGGAGAAAACCTTATTTGGGTATTTGATTAATTAAAACTGTGGAATAACGTATTTGACTATGTAATCATTTACTAACATGTAAACCCTCTCTGTTGGGTGCACAGCATCGTAAAATACATAGGATGACACATTTTTGCAGATAGGAGTCAATGCATTGCAAAACAGAGCAACCTCTCTGAGCCCAGTCCCGCAACATCCTCGTGTTGTCTCTGTAAATCCTGTTACCATGGCAAACCTTTGTCAGAATTGATATGATTAACAGCAAGTCAAACTCTGGGCTGACATGAAGAAAGAACTAAAATATAATAATCATGCATTTTGCAATTGAATTACTAAGTGTTTGGTTTTCTGCCAGCCACTAGGTTTTGGCTGCCAAGTCTAGCACAATACTACTGCATTGGCTAGGATTTAAGGCATTCTCTCTGTTTCAGAACTTTAAGTCTGTGATCAACTTCCATCACAGTTCTGTGATCAGCCTCCTAGTGTATAAGCCATGGCATAACAGAAAACGTTACCGTATTTTGCCGGGTTCTCCAGGATCTCCATGAGAGCTCTGTATGCATCCAAGTACACAATTCTGCTTCCATGGAGTGAGCCTTGCAAAGTTGTAAGTAATTTTTGAAGTTTAGAGTTATAGACCTGAGCATCCCAGTTTTGCTCATCCACACATGCCCTGTCAGGGTCTCTGCTCAATGTGATTTGGATAGGTGTGCAACCAAACGGCGGAAGGCCTGCCAAACAGAATTGTCGGCCCCCAAGGTCATATAATTCCTGCATTCAAATTTAGGGAATTGAAAGTAGTGTTATGCCTAGTTTTTGAAGTGTAATAGAAGAATTCAGGAGAGACAGCTCAAAAGGAGGAGATGCCTAGTTTTACCTTGACATAAACCTGTACCATCCAGAGAACAATATCTTGGTAGTCACCAATgtccatcttcctcttcttcgacgAACGGTAGTAATGTGAGAAATCGTTGGTTCCTGAGCTGATAAAGATCAGAGAGCTGGCAATGATCCTGGAAGCCTCCTTGTCCCCAACAATGTTCCTGAGCCGGAGGAGGTAGTCCTTGAAGAGGTCCACCTGTTTGGACATTGGTAGAGTATTGGACAGCTGCGACGTCTGGTCATCTAATCCTGAACCAGCTGATGCGAAGTTCACCCCTGTCACCATGTCGTTGCTTGACAGCCTTGTATCCAGAAACGGCGGTGAGAATTCTTTGAGTTGCAGCTTCTCGTTGAGGAGGTCTGGGATAAGCCGGCCATTGGAAAACCTCCCTGTTGGTTTCTTCCCTGGGAAATCTCTTCCGTAAGGAACATGGTTCGCTACAGCCACCGTGGGGAGATGATTGTTGTTGCCGGTGTCGAGAACTGAGTCGCCAAAGTAGAAGATAGCCGAGAACTTCGGCTGAATTCTCTTGGAGGAAGAAATGGCAGTGGAGGAGAGGAAGAGCAAAAGGACTAGGAGAACAGGGTGTGCCTGTGCCATCAGAACGATTTGCTTGCCTCCGCTTTAATCTCCTCCTAGTCTTAGTCTTATGGGTGCTTATATATTCTAGGCTAGAGGGCACTTGCATGACTAATAAATTTTGGAAATATTTAGCTGATGTTCTGTAACTAGCATATCTTCTCGGTTTTCAAAAATGTCATTCCTTTATGGTATTTGATTTGAGGAATGTGTTAGTCCATTATTTTCTCACATACTCAACTTTGATGCCATGAGAGGAAGAGTCAATCATACTcagttgaccaaatatatataaagaaattattaatatttatggtgtaCAATAAATATAATTAGATTAATCATTgaatatagttttataatatacttATTTGGAGGTACAaaatgttactaatattttatataaatctagttaaacttaGAAAAACTTAATATGCACAAAAATTTAGGTGACACTGAGAAAATGACAGAGGGAGTAATAATTACACTAGTATGAGGAATAAAGTCATTCCACCAAATTTCATGAATGAACTCGTAGaaaaggacagagggagtaataatTGCACTAGTACGAGGAATAAAGTCATTCCACCAAATTTGATAAATGAACTCTTGATGCATCATATTATTTAGATCGGTTTAATTTCTTAAATCAAACACACCCTTAGTGACTCATGGTTTGATTATCTTTGTAGAGCCGAAGACTATGCAGCTTACTGCTGGTGGACGGCATGCAAAGCATGTGCTGGTTATTGTGCAGAGTGCAGAATTTGGCGCAAAGTGAACATACTGAGCAATTTTTGTTACATTTTTTTTTATCTTGGAGTTCAGATTCCTGTTTCAGATTTGTGTGGCGTAGTTCAGACAGATTCTATGTTGAGTATCCCAATATGGTTTGGCTCTAGTAAAGTGCCAGCGATTTTGGTTGCTATCCCGTTTGGTCTGCTTCTTGTGATAGGCATGATATTCCAAGAGCGACTCCTGATTTTCTTTCGAGCAAAgacttttatttttcttttattttctcattTTGTTTCAAGCAAATGTTTGCCGCAATAAAACAATTTACAGATCAATATTTGCTGTAGGACAAAAGTGTACACGCCATACCCACACAACAATACATGGATGATGTGTTGGATTGGAGGGCTTCCCTGTTTGATTGACGTCTGTCGGGAGTCGGGACAATCTGCAAGCTCACGGGACTTCTGCAAGCAAATCAGTCCAGCTCCCTCCATTCCACTTTCCACATGGCCTGATGGCCATATGGCACGGCAGCACGGGCAAAGCTGAACTACGTTCAGGAGTTCAggtttccgccgccgccgctaatATGCGTGCGTCGTCTGAATCGAGATGAAGTTACTGGTACACTGAAATCGGACCCGCCAGATCATTTTTCGTGGTATATGCTGGTTTGTCCACAATTTATAGTCACAAGTTACGTCGGAACGCTTTTGTGTGTGGTGGTGGTATGTTCTACCACTGTCTGAGTTAGAGGTGTTCAGATGAAGTttgcagaagtctgacaagaaagGACTGACCTTCCAGAAATGTATTACTGTGTTTGAAAGGGAAAAAAAAGCAAGATTTTTAAGGAAAATATCATGAATATTGGGAGAATCCTTTATGGGAGGAAGATGTGGCTCAATTAGTAGAGAATTATAATAAGCTTTCTATAGATACGGGTTTCAACTTATTGAGAATTTTTATCATCATAATAATGATTATACTCCCTTGCGTTAAACTATCATAACTtcgactaaatttatagaaaaaaaatttatgacaccaaattaacTTCATTAGGTACAACTATGAGAATTAGTTTTACAATTTGCTTCTTTAATATGGTAGATAGATAAAATAAATTTGGTAAAATTTAGGATAAACTTCGATCCTTATATGAGCAGTTAATAGCTAAATGTTCATATGTTACTACAAataacaaaaaacatagtatctTCAGAAAAAAACATAGTAACATCATTTGTTTTAATGAATTGTATGAGTAATTGCAAACAAGTACATGACTTGCGGAAAGTAAACACTCGGTTGATTATTTGTAAGAAGTGGTTTCTACTAACTTATTAGGGCATTTTTGGAAAGGCTTCGTAGTGATCCTTGCTGACTCACTTTGGTAGTGTTTCAGAGGCTAGCTACCTTAGGCAGATGGATATCACGACTCATGAGTGAACTTGCATAAGCTCTGCGGAGTTATTCAAAACTACCAGTCATGCTCTCAGTCATGAGCAGCATAGATCCTTTTCGATTAGTTGTTTCGATGGATTTGAATTATGCTTAATCTGTGGATTATCACATGAATTCCTCTAACTAAAAAAGTGAGCATATGGGTCCTTCAACTAATGTCGCGTCCGAGTAGATGTTCAAATCCCACCGCATCACATCTATATGCCTACGTGGTTGTGCTAGCGTGGATGAGGCCAAGTAAAACTTGCAGAAAAATCCCTCCCTTCCCCTCTCGTCCGTGTCCACTCCCTACTCTATCTCTTGTTGGTCCCATGCTCGCCTCGTAGCTACGGTTGCGTGCTTGCCTGCATCGCCGGCCTTGCGGCTACACTTGTGCTCTAGAGGCACACACTCAACGACCAATGGAATAGACAAAGAGATGTAGAGTACAAGAGAGAGGGGCTGCAAGGGGAGAGAGTAGAGAGGGAGCTTTTTTTGGAACTTTAATCAGCATGTCCACATAGGCAGTTGGCGAGTGGCATGGTCTAATTTTTGGAGATTTAGTTTAGAGATCTGGACTCCCTCACTCTCAACATGACAAGGAGAAATAACTCATTCCAATCATATGTAGGCGAAGCCGTACTCCACTTAGAGCttagaaaatagggagagagtgaggagagTGCAGGGAAGAGTCGTCCTATCGGTATCTTCCTCAGGCTATACCTTGGCGGACGCGGGCTTGTTGTAAGTAAACATCAGAGATTTTTTATGGTAATTGATCCTTGGGGTTTGGTAAGTGTTTACATTAGTTGTCCATGGGTTCACCGCTCACACCTGATTTGGCATTGAGATCTGGATTAAATTAGTAAGATATAGTGTAGATGTTTTATCTAGGCTATACGCTTACATGTGTCTATGGCTTGCCCCACGATTTGGCTTGGTAGTTAACAGGTGGTGACAACCTTGTTGATCTCTATACTCCACCATGTCTGGGAAAGTTCTTAAAGTGTAGGTCCACCCTTGCTTGGCGGTTTAGCATCCTTCTCAGCCATTTTCGTTGCTAAGTGGCATCCAGTGACCCAAAGTGAACAACATTTGTATCTACTTTATTACCTTTCTAGTTTCATAAACATATAAATCCTCTCTACCCAATCTGTCATATACCCTTGTGGCATCCTAGGACGAACCTGATTCTTTATTAGTTCATTTCATGTTCCCCTGTGGAAATCGATACTCTAGAATACTATTGGTCCTGGGTGAAAGTTACATTAACAATTGCGCACTTGAGGTTTTATCTGTCTACCACTGTTGGTGTAAATAATTATCTAGCAAGCAGTTTAAGCAGAACCTAGGATAGTTTTAAGTGACCCAATtcttcctctccctccccctccccctctatGTCTCTTGGGTTACATGGATACCACCCGTTCCCTACAATCTTATTGATGAAGGCTTTAAATTTAAATATGATAATTGTGTGTGTAAAGATGGTATTTAGTTTCCTGTTGTGCTATATTTAGTAGAAAATTGTAGAAGAATCAACATTGACTAGTCTATTTTCTACTATTGTGATGATCCCATAGAGTGGAATCAAACTCTTGAGAGAGATCAAATCAACCAACATGGAATGACTTGGTAATTTAAAGCCTGATAAAGCTTGATCCTTTGGTGGGACCCTACAAAATGTGGGCGGTGGGCGGTGGGCGGTGTCGCACACACCAATATGCCAATAGCCCTTCCCGCACTCCAAACCGTACCTTTCCGCACGCAACGAGCACAACTACAAGCCACATTCCCATCCACATTCATCCCCCACCACCTACCGATTTCCTTATCTTCCCCTCCCTCACGCAGTTCACCCATCCCCTTGCCATTTCCGCCATCAACCATCGCTCTCACATACCGACCCCACTTCCTGTGGTCTTCAGTGTCTTCCTCGCCACTGCCGCTTCCGCCACCACCGTTGTTGTCACCGTGCAGCACACCATCTCTGTTGCTGGGATCTCTATGCGAGGTAGGTGACTACTGCCACCATTCAAATCCTATTGCTAGTAACCTCTTTGACAAGGCTTGTCGAGTGCCAAGGCATCCGATCTGACGCCTCCGCCACCTCTGCTTCTTGAACTTGCGTTTTCCATTATCCGCCACCTTCGCATCTTGACCTCTTGCCGCTGCTACCATTAATTGGAGACCATACCCCTAACCTCAGCAGCCATCAGATCTGTCTCCCTCTACCCACCCAAAATATTGAACCGCTACACCAATCCCAAAAGCCAAAACCTAATGACACCTAAGCACTGCCCGTCGTAGGATCACCATCGCCCATTGACTGGAATAGAAGGTTTGAATCGAGTCCTACTTCATGCCTTGCCTAACAAAAGAAGTGGAGTCTTTTTTATGGAAAAGAAAGACCCTCTTAGTTTACCTTTTCCCCTATTTTTATGCACCTCATTTATTTCTTATTTCTTATTTTTTTGCAATCTATGTGGAATAGTGCAAGGGTTGGAGATGCAAATATACTTGAATTAGGTACAATTTATATAGACATCTTACAATAGGACATTGGACTACAAGGTTACCATGCACATCCATATGCTCCTATTTTTTTTAGAATTCAAGAGGGGCATCCCCTGGTTCATTAAATTACTTATCATGACCAAGCAATGGTTCTAGTACAACATTGTAGTTCAGAGTTTCAAAAGCTTCTCCCTCGAGGAGTACTATGGCAGAGACATCAGAGCATGACATTGGGCTGGAGGCCACACTTGCAGGTTGGCCAATCTCTCCCTTCTAGCATGTATTGTGTTAGGGCCGAACCATCACCCCAACATGTCTTCGATCACGGTCCATTCATCAGGAGTCACTCATGTCGTCTTGCCAGTTCGTTCCTCTAGTCTGAGATGGCCTCCTTGTATTGTTGCAGGTGTCCTGTGGGGCACAACTGCTCCAATCGCTTGATCACTGATAACATAGGTCACCATAGTGACTGCAAAGAGCTCCAATTCCTGCATGGAAAGAACTGAGTTATTTCTGAGTTTCCACAAGCTCCATCTTACAGCAGAGCATAACACGTTCCTAACTATGATTTTTTCTCTCTCACATCCAAGTTCTTGCCATGGATACATACCCTTGAACAGAGCCTATACTAGTTCACCCTCTTCCTCATTAAAAGAGACAGTGGAAGCAAGTTGGATGACC
Coding sequences within:
- the LOC136450671 gene encoding exocyst complex component EXO70B1-like, which translates into the protein MEETLQALDDLISQFLSLDRSLWSSSDDADAFLEAVDELTSTIHGLENTSADHVLLESFDLLLERCSTRLKDEFQQLVGTSGCSDDHGDHSFKRSQNEDDNHTFVAQPVRNFDIIVDALPEGVVTEANRIARRMIAAGFGDTCAETYASARRDFIDESIARLGVNAHLEELSKSTSWEELETQIMRWIPAIRVVFHILIPSERHLCNCIFEEFTSYTNLAFATACKPFLQLLSFAKVIAAAGHNPESLFRIVDMYDALTDILPVLDEAFDHEVAALRECLGLSIKGIFVALEKLIRCDPCESSPPDGGLHPITRYVMNYLMAACVSRHTLEEVMLVEFGCVETCPIDPDRPTSSLAIRFAWIVDVLIGNLESKSRIYGHAPLGCVFLINNGIYIIKKVNGCELKILLGEDWTRVISAKVQQWVLEYRRATWGRAIAILETDSSLSIILEKLNRFHNFVEAICQVQSRWVLVDKQQAVNLSIMVEELVIPVYRDTIDMLKATEAVGVSYVRPEDVKSRIQRLFKAMAKS
- the LOC136450672 gene encoding GDSL esterase/lipase At1g58430-like gives rise to the protein MAQAHPVLLVLLLFLSSTAISSSKRIQPKFSAIFYFGDSVLDTGNNNHLPTVAVANHVPYGRDFPGKKPTGRFSNGRLIPDLLNEKLQLKEFSPPFLDTRLSSNDMVTGVNFASAGSGLDDQTSQLSNTLPMSKQVDLFKDYLLRLRNIVGDKEASRIIASSLIFISSGTNDFSHYYRSSKKRKMDIGDYQDIVLWMVQVYVKELYDLGGRQFCLAGLPPFGCTPIQITLSRDPDRACVDEQNWDAQVYNSKLQKLLTTLQGSLHGSRIVYLDAYRALMEILENPAKYGFTETTRGCCGTGLREVALFCNALTPICKNVSSYVFYDAVHPTERVYMLVNDYIVKYVIPQF